A genomic region of Chitinimonas arctica contains the following coding sequences:
- the moaD gene encoding molybdopterin converting factor subunit 1: MQIKLLYFARLRERFELDGEDLDVPRGVQTVAGLLSHLAGRGDVWADELASGRVFRVALDQELVDFSALLHDGAEVAVFPPVTGG, translated from the coding sequence ATGCAGATCAAGCTATTGTATTTCGCTCGCCTGCGCGAGCGTTTCGAACTGGACGGGGAAGACCTGGACGTGCCTCGCGGCGTGCAGACGGTCGCCGGCCTGCTTAGCCATCTTGCCGGCCGTGGCGATGTCTGGGCGGACGAACTCGCTTCCGGGCGGGTGTTCAGGGTCGCGCTGGACCAGGAGCTGGTGGACTTCAGCGCGCTCCTGCACGACGGCGCGGAAGTCGCGGTATTTCCCCCGGTCACGGGAGGCTGA
- the moaE gene encoding molybdopterin synthase catalytic subunit MoaE yields the protein METLPQASIHITVQTDDFNLANEHQHLSQGDRGIGAMVSFVGLVRDLNLADDVVALELEHYPGMTEKALTGIAEEAAVRWPLHAVRIVHRVGRLRPGDRIVLVLVASAHRHAAFEASTFIMDYLKTRAPFWKKEWTPAGPRWVDARVGDVSAADRWHQVVSEQYGNDDHD from the coding sequence ATGGAAACCCTGCCGCAGGCATCGATCCACATCACCGTGCAGACGGATGACTTCAACCTGGCGAACGAGCATCAGCACCTCAGCCAAGGCGATCGCGGCATAGGCGCCATGGTCAGCTTTGTCGGCTTGGTACGCGATCTCAACCTGGCCGACGACGTGGTGGCGCTGGAATTGGAACACTACCCCGGCATGACCGAAAAAGCCCTGACCGGCATAGCCGAAGAGGCCGCCGTGCGTTGGCCGCTGCATGCGGTTCGCATCGTGCATCGCGTCGGCCGGCTACGGCCGGGCGATCGCATCGTGCTGGTCCTGGTGGCCAGCGCGCATCGCCACGCGGCCTTCGAAGCCAGTACTTTCATCATGGATTACCTCAAAACCCGCGCGCCCTTCTGGAAAAAGGAATGGACGCCGGCCGGGCCCCGCTGGGTGGATGCCCGTGTGGGCGATGTCAGCGCAGCGGATCGCTGGCACCAAGTGGTAAGCGAACAATATGGCAATGACGATCATGATTGA
- the mobA gene encoding molybdenum cofactor guanylyltransferase MobA: MTIMIELNYQAVILAGGRGSRMDGRDKGLAEWRGRPLFRHMLAKLVQQSRAPLRIAISANRNDQRYAEAGWPVLADRRDGFDGPLAGIETALQACQADWLLCLPCDTPQLPNNLAERLMNAASLGNAKAAYVTTAAGPQPACCLVHRSLLEPLAGYLDSGRRRVLDWLVTAAAVPVHFAEAADFNNFNTAADLAAGEPLPCSH; this comes from the coding sequence ATGACGATCATGATTGAACTCAACTACCAGGCGGTGATCCTGGCCGGCGGCCGAGGCAGCCGAATGGACGGGCGCGACAAGGGCCTGGCCGAATGGCGCGGCCGCCCTCTGTTCCGCCATATGCTGGCCAAACTCGTGCAGCAAAGCCGTGCCCCGCTGCGCATCGCCATCAGCGCCAATCGCAATGACCAGCGCTACGCCGAGGCCGGCTGGCCGGTACTGGCCGACCGGCGCGACGGCTTCGACGGCCCTTTGGCCGGCATCGAAACCGCCTTGCAAGCCTGCCAGGCCGATTGGCTGCTATGCCTGCCCTGCGACACACCGCAGCTGCCCAACAACCTGGCCGAGCGGCTCATGAACGCGGCCAGCCTGGGCAATGCCAAGGCTGCCTATGTCACCACGGCTGCCGGTCCCCAACCCGCCTGCTGCCTGGTGCACCGCTCGCTGCTCGAACCCTTGGCGGGCTACCTCGACAGCGGACGCCGCCGCGTGCTGGATTGGCTGGTGACGGCCGCCGCGGTACCGGTCCACTTCGCCGAAGCGGCCGATTTCAACAATTTCAATACGGCAGCGGATCTCGCCGCCGGCGAGCCCCTGCCATGCAGCCACTAA
- the moaC gene encoding cyclic pyranopterin monophosphate synthase MoaC — protein sequence MQPLSHFDAAGQAHMVDIAAKPETRRIAIAGGRIRMQASTFALLQAGGADKGDVLGVARLAGIMAAKRTGELIPLCHPIPLTHVALAFDLQADDATVACTATAETVGRTGVEMEAMSAVTVALLTIYDMLKAVDRGMEIEAVRLLEKHGGKTGSWQRSTA from the coding sequence ATGCAGCCACTAAGCCATTTCGACGCCGCCGGCCAAGCCCATATGGTGGATATCGCCGCCAAGCCGGAAACCCGCCGCATCGCGATCGCCGGCGGCCGCATCCGCATGCAGGCCAGTACCTTCGCCCTGCTGCAGGCCGGCGGCGCCGACAAGGGCGATGTGCTGGGTGTGGCACGGCTGGCCGGCATCATGGCGGCCAAGCGCACCGGGGAACTGATCCCGCTTTGCCACCCCATCCCCTTGACCCACGTGGCATTGGCGTTCGATCTGCAGGCGGACGATGCCACGGTGGCCTGCACCGCCACAGCCGAAACGGTCGGCCGCACCGGTGTGGAGATGGAAGCCATGAGCGCGGTAACGGTCGCCCTGTTGACTATCTACGACATGCTGAAGGCAGTCGATCGCGGCATGGAAATCGAGGCGGTCCGCTTGCTGGAAAAACACGGCGGCAAAACGGGAAGCTGGCAGCGTTCCACGGCATAG
- a CDS encoding OmpA family protein, with protein sequence MRTQVLSALLVGMLAGPHAIVAAADLAGGKDHPLISRYAGATLNAFAQEEYAEIEIIQSAKLPPADSGRRFGEQKAGGKLTASNYLAPAKRTPLEVFRNYEQALKQGGFELLYSCETSNCEKRKITGQNRYAQDLLARRLNDLWSEKAPSVEWTDNPSYFVSARLKRPAGDVYAAIFVTPGYAGAEQAGVFQFVLETKPVDTGLVKIDAGALKQGLAGSGKIALYGIYFDTGRAELKPESAPQLEEMAKLLRQNAKLRVFVVGHTDNQGGFDANLALSQKRAEALVATLVREFGIDAKRLQARGVANLAPLQTNADEAGRAKNRRVELVEQ encoded by the coding sequence ATGCGCACGCAAGTTCTGTCCGCCTTGCTGGTGGGTATGCTGGCCGGCCCGCACGCGATAGTCGCTGCCGCCGATCTTGCCGGCGGCAAGGATCACCCGCTGATCAGCCGCTATGCCGGTGCCACGCTCAATGCCTTTGCGCAGGAGGAATACGCAGAGATCGAAATCATCCAAAGCGCCAAACTACCGCCCGCAGACAGCGGCCGGCGCTTTGGCGAGCAAAAAGCGGGCGGCAAACTCACGGCGAGCAATTACCTGGCGCCAGCCAAGCGCACCCCGCTCGAAGTTTTCCGCAACTACGAGCAGGCGCTCAAACAGGGCGGCTTCGAACTGCTGTATAGCTGCGAGACCAGCAACTGCGAGAAGCGCAAGATTACCGGCCAGAACCGCTATGCCCAGGATCTGCTGGCCCGACGGCTCAATGATCTCTGGTCGGAAAAAGCCCCTTCGGTCGAGTGGACCGACAATCCGAGCTATTTCGTCTCGGCCCGGCTCAAGCGCCCGGCGGGCGATGTCTATGCCGCCATCTTCGTTACGCCGGGCTATGCCGGCGCCGAGCAAGCCGGGGTGTTCCAGTTCGTCCTGGAAACCAAGCCGGTCGATACCGGCCTGGTCAAGATCGACGCCGGCGCGTTGAAGCAAGGTTTGGCCGGCAGCGGCAAGATCGCCCTGTATGGCATCTATTTCGATACCGGTCGCGCCGAACTGAAGCCTGAGTCCGCCCCCCAGCTGGAAGAAATGGCCAAGCTGCTGCGGCAGAACGCGAAGCTGCGGGTCTTTGTGGTGGGCCATACCGACAACCAAGGTGGCTTCGACGCCAACCTGGCCTTGTCGCAAAAACGGGCCGAGGCGCTTGTCGCCACCCTGGTGCGGGAATTCGGCATCGACGCAAAACGGCTGCAGGCTCGCGGGGTGGCCAATCTGGCACCGCTACAGACCAATGCCGACGAGGCTGGCCGGGCGAAGAATCGGCGTGTGGAACTGGTGGAGCAATAA
- a CDS encoding S24 family peptidase, with protein sequence MLELPHRVTIPDLAKAAGVSYQAAEKWYDGRTKSMRSEYAHKVANWLGVNEQWLSTGKGPIRSVAAPRADYAHAQQSYVKVSSYDVELPTDSDALIWTERAEQESLLFHPTFFPFRQHKADHSRALRVDGRSMEPALGDGDTVLIDTTDSRIVDGEIYALMVGAELFIKYVDRLQDGIRLRSSNPSFSSLELKGEELDKLKVLGRVFWRAG encoded by the coding sequence ATGTTGGAGTTACCTCATAGGGTAACGATTCCCGATTTGGCCAAGGCTGCCGGCGTGAGCTATCAGGCCGCCGAAAAATGGTACGACGGCCGCACCAAATCGATGCGCTCGGAATATGCCCACAAGGTGGCGAACTGGCTTGGCGTCAACGAGCAATGGCTTTCGACCGGCAAGGGCCCGATACGCAGCGTCGCCGCCCCCAGGGCCGACTATGCCCATGCGCAGCAAAGTTATGTGAAAGTGAGCAGTTACGATGTCGAACTGCCCACCGATAGCGATGCTTTGATCTGGACGGAACGGGCGGAGCAAGAATCCCTACTGTTCCATCCCACCTTCTTCCCCTTCCGCCAACACAAAGCCGACCATAGCCGCGCCCTGCGCGTCGATGGCCGCTCCATGGAGCCGGCGCTGGGCGACGGCGATACCGTACTGATCGACACCACCGATAGCAGGATCGTGGATGGCGAGATCTATGCCTTGATGGTGGGGGCGGAACTGTTTATCAAGTACGTCGATCGTCTACAGGACGGCATACGCCTGCGGTCCTCCAACCCAAGTTTCTCTTCGTTGGAACTCAAGGGCGAGGAGCTGGACAAGCTCAAGGTGCTCGGTCGCGTTTTCTGGCGCGCCGGCTAG
- the mltF gene encoding membrane-bound lytic murein transglycosylase MltF, with product MLRRLLWITLGLLAACTPEPVEPEVRPVASLRETGELVVLIRNGATSLYVDAEGKYAGLDYDLVTRFAEELGVKVKFVIAPRVSEMPGRMILHEAHLGVGMVRRERQGLQFGPAYTSQQPVLVYRSADPRPASLGALGDGVLMVSGLFAPTMRNMRASYPKLRWSEARHQDTEELIEKVDSGLIDYAIVDTQGLELAQNFHPGVAVAFPVADALPFAWAWPADAPQELGKQAKEFFERIRKDGTLARLLDRYYGHANRLQPVDATTFLSRRLTVLPKYRRYFMDAEAQYGIDWRMLAALSYQESHWDAYAVSDYGVRGLMMLTTDTADRLGVTNRLDPEQSVSGGAKYVAMLKDRLAVRIAEPDRTWIALASYNIGVAHLEDARVLAQRGGKNPDSWSDLKTVIPLLRNYEYFSTLKYGFARGGETVIFVENVRSYYDILVRFEKPLKLMFPPFNEQVTVANPEGVRLGIAGRGK from the coding sequence ATGTTGCGCAGATTGTTGTGGATCACGCTGGGGCTGTTGGCAGCCTGCACGCCCGAACCGGTCGAACCCGAGGTTCGGCCCGTCGCGTCTTTGCGCGAAACGGGCGAGCTGGTGGTGCTGATACGCAATGGCGCGACCAGCCTCTATGTGGATGCCGAGGGCAAGTACGCCGGGCTCGATTACGACCTGGTCACCCGCTTTGCCGAAGAGCTGGGCGTAAAGGTGAAGTTCGTGATTGCGCCACGGGTGTCGGAGATGCCGGGGCGCATGATCCTGCACGAGGCTCACCTCGGGGTGGGCATGGTGCGGCGGGAGCGGCAGGGATTGCAGTTTGGGCCGGCGTATACCAGCCAGCAGCCCGTCCTGGTCTATCGTAGCGCCGATCCGCGTCCCGCGAGCCTGGGTGCGCTTGGGGATGGCGTGTTGATGGTCTCGGGGCTATTCGCACCGACCATGCGGAATATGCGGGCCAGCTATCCCAAATTGCGTTGGAGCGAGGCACGGCATCAGGATACCGAGGAGCTGATCGAGAAGGTCGATAGCGGCCTGATCGACTACGCCATCGTGGATACGCAAGGGCTTGAGCTGGCGCAAAACTTTCATCCCGGTGTGGCGGTGGCTTTTCCGGTGGCGGATGCGCTGCCGTTCGCCTGGGCTTGGCCAGCGGATGCGCCCCAGGAGCTGGGCAAGCAGGCCAAGGAGTTTTTCGAGCGCATACGCAAGGACGGTACGCTGGCACGTCTGCTGGATCGTTACTACGGCCACGCCAACCGGCTGCAGCCGGTGGATGCCACCACCTTTCTCAGCCGTCGGCTGACGGTGTTGCCGAAGTATCGGCGCTACTTTATGGATGCCGAGGCGCAGTACGGCATTGATTGGCGCATGTTGGCCGCGCTCAGCTATCAGGAGTCGCATTGGGATGCGTATGCCGTCAGTGATTACGGCGTGCGTGGCTTGATGATGCTGACCACCGATACGGCCGATAGATTGGGCGTGACGAACCGGCTGGATCCGGAGCAAAGCGTGAGTGGCGGCGCGAAATATGTCGCCATGCTGAAGGATAGGCTGGCCGTGCGCATTGCCGAGCCGGACCGGACGTGGATTGCGCTGGCCAGCTACAACATCGGCGTAGCGCACCTGGAGGATGCGCGCGTACTCGCGCAGCGCGGGGGCAAGAATCCGGATAGCTGGAGTGATTTGAAGACGGTTATTCCCTTGCTACGCAATTACGAGTACTTCAGCACTTTGAAGTATGGGTTTGCGCGGGGAGGGGAGACGGTGATCTTTGTCGAGAATGTGCGCAGCTACTACGACATCCTGGTGCGCTTCGAGAAGCCGCTTAAGCTGATGTTCCCGCCCTTCAACGAACAAGTGACGGTGGCAAACCCGGAGGGTGTGCGCTTGGGCATTGCGGGGCGTGGCAAATAG